From one Lycium ferocissimum isolate CSIRO_LF1 chromosome 7, AGI_CSIRO_Lferr_CH_V1, whole genome shotgun sequence genomic stretch:
- the LOC132062212 gene encoding uncharacterized protein LOC132062212: MESRSFRNIKLEKANAMLRYKKRQRVTTLFRYIEFCISFVVISRFSTEYFRGLSVTLISPRFVFVLVNAIVIILFFKSGQSSTKDGSTNNSKIDMYDEYKQKCSMNKETYCEQSILVEEAYCKQIKKQRKQSILVEKRIRRIHSDNSISLSHDEKKPRKKMIRSATVGCLKVINTDSVKPTTTTMTTNSYPEDGMSSEEFKNTVEAFIARKQRLLREEEFSAVVSS; this comes from the coding sequence ATGGAATCCCGAAGTTTCCGCAACATCAAATTAGAGAAAGCAAACGCTATGTTAAGGTACAAAAAACGTCAAAGAGTAACAACTTTGTTCCGTTACATCGAATTCTGCATATCTTTCGTCGTAATTTCAAGATTTTCCACAGAGTATTTCAGGGGACTTAGTGTCACTCTTATTAGTCCTCGATTCGTCTTTGTTCTTGTAAATGCAATTGTCATCATCCTCTTCTTTAAATCAGGACAGTCATCTACTAAAGATGGTTCCACAAACAACAGTAAAATCGATATGTACGATGAGTACAAGCAAAAATGTTCGATGAACAAAGAGACTTATTGTGAACAGAGCATTTTGGTAGAAGAGGCTTATTGtaaacaaatcaagaaacaaaggaaacaaaGCATTCTGGTAGAAAAGAGAATTCGTCGTATCCATTCGGACAATTCTATAAGTTTGTCCCATGATGAGAAAAAACCTAGAAAAAAAATGATCAGGTCGGCCACAGTAGGATGCCTGAAAGTTATAAACACTGACAGTGTAAAACCAACAACGACGACGATGACAACAAACTCATATCCAGAGGATGGGATGAGTAGTGAAGAATTCAAGAACACTGTTGAAGCCTTTATTGCAAGAAAACAAAGACTTTTGAGGGAAGAAGAATTTTCAGCTGTTGTTTCATCATAA
- the LOC132062211 gene encoding uncharacterized protein LOC132062211 encodes MESLNFHNIKVEKANAVLRYKMCERVTTLFRFIELCIFFVIISRLSTQLPFTFKLLIEYFKGLGVTLISPRFVFVLGNVIVIILFLKSRQSSAKDGSTNNVKIDLYDEYKHKCSMNKGSYCEQNKKQRKQIILVEQPYCEHSRRSRKQSILVQRQLVEKKLHRSHSDSFTTNMSKTRDEKPRKELIQSATIGYKKLIDTDSVKSVEGEMSNEEFRRTVEDFIARQQRFLREEEFSAVVSTQAETS; translated from the coding sequence ATGGAATCCTTGAATTTCCACAACATCAAAGTGGAGAAAGCAAACGCTGTACTAAGGTACAAAATGTGTGAAAGAGTGACAACTTTGTTCCGATTCATCgaattatgcatatttttcgTAATAATCTCAAGATTGTCCACACAATTACCATTTACTTTCAAGCTCTTGATCGAGTATTTCAAGGGTCTTGGTGTCACCCTTATTAGTCCTAGATTCGTCTTTGTTCTTGGAAACGTGATTGTTATCATCCTCTTCTTGAAATCAAGACAGTCGTCTGCTAAAGATGGTTCCACGAACAACGTTAAAATCGACTTGTACGATGAGTACAAGCATAAATGTTCGATGAACAAAGGGTCTTACTGTGAACAGAACAAGAAACAGAGGAAACAGATTATTCTTGTAGAACAACCTTATTGTGAACATAGCAGGAGGTCGAGGAAACAGAGCATTCTGGTACAGAGACAATTAGTAGAAAAGAAGCTTCATCGTAGCCATTCAGACAGCTTTACTACTAATATGTCCAAGACCCGTGATGAGAAGCCTAGAAAAGAATTGATCCAGTCAGCTACAATAGGATACAAGAAACTTATAGACACTGACAGTGTAAAATCGGTCGAAGGTGAAATGAGCAATGAAGAATTCAGGAGAACTGTTGAGGATTTCATTGCTAGACAACAAAGATTTTTGAGGGAAGAAGAGTTTTCAGCTGTTGTTTCAACACAAGCCGAGACATCTTAG